A DNA window from Micromonospora inyonensis contains the following coding sequences:
- a CDS encoding right-handed parallel beta-helix repeat-containing protein has translation MPRQATSTAPGPSPHGAAGAPSLCNAREHGLTGDGTTNDQPALAALVNRLGDVFAANGRAQVIYCPPGVYAIRDAGTVWRSGVSLVGAGPGATRFVLSNEGNRAEPVPLAFHTAQLHGASPDHHLAYCTFTDFEIDGSGVASADYNPLAKGLGLQYVIGGLFRNLFIHHTAATGFGCDFLQDTLVEGVRVVGCGRMDNGLEMGGAGIGVGIGAWGAVERLTIANCSAVGNATNGIFLEMQYRDEPQPRGIRIANCHAQGNRFGIADWGADGLIVTGCTMTGNLEAGFQVSAKGTTGIPGKGGLLTDCVIDGNLRDGVSIGNTRGPYTVRGNRISGNGRYGYHHHDLGASDGTAAEEIVIESNDIWGNSADGIRFDRPLRDTVVINNRIRNNGRQRAPATAGGGESVRYRDTTLVDHQATWPKDGHRGKVLRVGDRLAVVAANDENTLTLAPIRPGATSAWSAATPLPGAAYELPAPPANRAGITINASVNAVTIRGNLIRDNGPGTQTHGLWITDRGSCLNCRVVENDLDGNRTAIQADTPAVGGHWEGNYGNP, from the coding sequence GTGCCGCGCCAGGCGACGTCGACCGCTCCGGGACCGTCCCCGCACGGGGCGGCGGGTGCACCGTCGCTGTGCAACGCCCGGGAGCACGGGCTGACCGGGGACGGGACGACGAACGACCAGCCGGCTCTCGCCGCCCTCGTGAACCGGCTCGGCGACGTGTTCGCCGCCAACGGGCGGGCCCAGGTCATCTACTGTCCGCCCGGCGTGTACGCGATCCGCGACGCCGGCACGGTCTGGCGCAGCGGGGTCTCGCTGGTGGGAGCCGGGCCGGGTGCCACCCGCTTCGTGCTGAGCAACGAGGGCAATCGTGCCGAGCCCGTGCCCCTGGCGTTCCACACCGCCCAGCTGCACGGCGCCAGCCCCGACCACCACCTCGCCTACTGCACCTTCACCGACTTCGAGATCGACGGGTCGGGCGTCGCGTCGGCCGACTACAACCCCCTGGCCAAGGGCCTCGGGTTGCAGTACGTGATCGGCGGGCTGTTCCGCAACCTGTTCATCCACCACACCGCCGCCACCGGGTTCGGCTGCGACTTCCTCCAGGACACACTGGTCGAGGGGGTACGGGTCGTCGGATGCGGCCGGATGGACAACGGCCTCGAGATGGGCGGTGCCGGCATCGGCGTCGGCATCGGCGCCTGGGGGGCCGTGGAACGGCTGACTATCGCCAACTGCAGCGCCGTGGGCAACGCCACCAACGGGATCTTCCTGGAGATGCAGTACCGGGACGAACCCCAGCCGCGCGGCATCCGTATCGCCAACTGCCATGCCCAGGGCAACCGCTTCGGCATCGCCGACTGGGGCGCCGACGGGCTCATCGTCACCGGGTGCACGATGACCGGGAACCTCGAGGCGGGCTTCCAGGTGTCGGCCAAGGGCACCACCGGTATCCCCGGCAAGGGTGGACTGCTGACCGACTGCGTCATCGACGGCAACCTGCGCGACGGGGTCAGCATCGGCAACACCCGGGGCCCCTACACGGTGCGCGGCAACCGGATCAGCGGCAACGGTCGTTACGGCTACCACCACCATGACCTGGGTGCCAGTGACGGCACAGCCGCCGAGGAGATCGTCATCGAGAGCAACGACATCTGGGGCAACAGCGCCGACGGGATCCGGTTCGACCGCCCGCTGCGCGACACCGTCGTCATCAACAACCGGATCCGCAACAACGGCCGCCAACGCGCTCCCGCCACCGCCGGCGGCGGGGAGTCCGTCCGCTACCGCGACACCACCCTGGTCGACCACCAGGCCACCTGGCCGAAGGACGGCCACCGGGGCAAGGTGCTCCGCGTCGGCGACCGTCTCGCCGTCGTGGCCGCCAACGACGAGAACACCCTGACCCTCGCCCCCATCCGTCCCGGCGCGACCAGCGCCTGGTCGGCTGCCACGCCCCTGCCCGGTGCCGCGTACGAGCTGCCGGCACCGCCCGCGAACCGCGCCGGGATCACCATCAACGCCAGCGTCAACGCCGTCACCATCCGGGGCAACCTGATCCGTGACAACGGCCCCGGCACCCAGACCCACGGCCTGTGGATCACCGATCGGGGCAGCTGCCTGAACTGCCGGGTGGTGGAGAACGACCTCGACGGTAACCGCACCGCCATCCAGGCGGACACCCCCGCAGTCGGCGGTCACTGGGAGGGCAACTACGGCAACCCGTAG
- a CDS encoding transposase has product MQRRLVGIDLGIASAHTVRVRDEAGREVCRRRCEPTVESLTAIESAALAGAATGTRLEVVIEPTGPAWLPIAVFFTARGHLVFRVSSAKAADLRRFLSRHAKSNGIDADTLARLPLIDPDGLRPLELPGAAAAALDRRVRACDRLTMAASEHKVRIKDLVRQVMPCTPLTGDLGKADLAVLERYADPRALLRLGRARLTALIVKASHNHQGAARAEQWLAAAQAAVDLYGDHPAVAFTDLAAEIATEVRLLRAIATELAAHAAERETCYRWVDPMQLARSLPGLAEVGGPAMTAVIGDAARFPTAAHFKSYLGLAPRASETGDTDRKGQPMSKAGSRLARATLIRAADWARKQDPQLARVYHQQMVERGAEHLKASCVVAARLAERLWTVMRRRMPYVICDVDGTPVTPQQAKQIIAQQWTVTEEIRRRRRSNKRRAGKAPHQVLTGHDRKDARSVRTRRPSPPESSATPSRTVKQPAVLTTDPR; this is encoded by the coding sequence GTGCAGCGCAGGTTGGTCGGTATCGATTTGGGGATCGCGTCGGCGCACACGGTACGGGTGCGTGACGAGGCCGGACGGGAGGTGTGCCGGCGGCGGTGCGAGCCGACGGTGGAGAGCCTGACCGCGATCGAGTCCGCGGCGTTGGCCGGCGCTGCGACGGGGACGCGGTTGGAGGTGGTGATCGAGCCGACCGGGCCGGCGTGGCTGCCGATCGCGGTGTTCTTCACCGCTCGGGGGCATCTGGTGTTCCGGGTGTCGAGTGCGAAGGCGGCGGATCTGCGCCGGTTCCTGTCGCGGCATGCGAAGTCCAACGGCATCGACGCGGATACCCTGGCCCGCCTGCCGTTGATCGACCCGGACGGGCTACGGCCCCTCGAACTGCCGGGCGCGGCCGCGGCGGCGTTGGACCGGCGGGTGCGCGCGTGTGACCGGCTGACCATGGCCGCATCCGAGCACAAGGTGCGGATCAAGGATCTGGTCCGGCAGGTCATGCCGTGCACCCCGCTGACCGGTGATCTGGGCAAGGCCGATCTGGCGGTGCTGGAACGCTACGCCGACCCGCGTGCCCTGCTGCGGCTGGGCCGGGCCCGGCTGACCGCGCTGATCGTCAAGGCCTCCCACAACCACCAAGGAGCGGCACGCGCCGAGCAGTGGCTGGCCGCCGCCCAAGCGGCGGTCGACCTCTACGGTGATCACCCGGCGGTCGCGTTCACCGACCTGGCCGCCGAGATCGCCACCGAGGTCCGGCTACTACGCGCCATCGCCACCGAGCTGGCCGCGCACGCGGCCGAGCGGGAGACCTGCTACCGGTGGGTCGACCCGATGCAACTGGCCCGTAGCCTGCCCGGCCTGGCCGAGGTCGGCGGACCGGCGATGACCGCGGTCATCGGTGACGCCGCCCGGTTCCCCACCGCGGCGCACTTCAAGTCCTACTTGGGGCTGGCGCCGCGCGCGTCAGAGACCGGTGACACCGACCGCAAGGGCCAGCCGATGTCCAAGGCCGGCTCCCGGCTGGCCCGGGCCACTCTGATCCGGGCCGCGGACTGGGCCCGCAAGCAGGACCCGCAGCTCGCGCGCGTCTACCACCAGCAGATGGTCGAACGCGGTGCCGAACACCTCAAGGCCAGCTGTGTGGTCGCGGCCCGGCTCGCCGAACGGCTCTGGACCGTGATGCGCCGCCGCATGCCGTATGTCATCTGCGACGTCGACGGCACCCCGGTCACCCCACAGCAGGCGAAACAGATCATCGCGCAGCAGTGGACCGTGACCGAGGAGATCCGCCGCAGGCGGCGCAGCAACAAGCGCAGGGCGGGGAAGGCCCCTCACCAAGTCCTCACGGGACATGATCGAAAAGACGCTCGAAGCGTACGAACGAGGCGACCTTCCCCACCCGAATCCTCCGCGACACCGTCACGGACCGTCAAGCAACCCGCCGTCTTGACAACCGATCCTCGATAG
- a CDS encoding DUF6297 family protein — protein sequence MSVTRRAPADSPVSDARPWRATPPGAARRWLRQRRREHEGRAGNIYFLSLSILVGIAVGAGTLPRLLSGVSRAADPATAVPLLAVGLLGYAFALTVAARFGPVTATPATLAWWLTGPVDRRALLLPSAALVLSVAAVAGALHGAFVVAVVGATDQAAAAAVVTAGIAAGLLTGALVMVVQTVTDASATVLERIAVLLGVAAAVLTVVRTPASVVSTWIGPWSWPQAAADGRGGSWLPWAVLAGLVVTAVAVRRLDRLPLRRLAAGSTLGAIAGAGLVTVDPGIASRAAEERRWAVRSPRGGGLPRVAGPRAVVGHDLVVLRRSPQHLLAAGAALLVPALLGILTGWGVTLAVGWLLSGLVAITPSTVNARRDRDLPALRRLLNLPGPTLVGARSALPVTLAVAWCTGAGALLAARTPGADGWVWPLLGAAAGPGLAVGALRAARRGAVRHELPPIVTPMGILPTGPLHWAATGYDVAVLFTAPTLVALVTGAPTAMILPQAIVSAVGVVAFVLLAGRGDERR from the coding sequence ATGAGTGTGACGAGGCGGGCACCCGCCGATTCCCCGGTGTCCGACGCGCGGCCGTGGCGGGCCACCCCACCCGGGGCGGCACGGCGGTGGCTGAGGCAGCGCCGCCGCGAGCACGAGGGCCGGGCCGGAAACATCTACTTCCTGTCGTTGTCCATCCTGGTGGGCATCGCTGTCGGGGCGGGTACGCTGCCCCGGCTGCTCAGCGGCGTCAGTCGCGCGGCGGATCCCGCGACGGCCGTACCGCTGCTCGCCGTGGGTCTACTCGGGTACGCCTTCGCCCTGACGGTCGCCGCCCGGTTCGGTCCGGTCACCGCCACCCCGGCCACGTTGGCGTGGTGGTTGACCGGCCCGGTCGACCGGCGGGCTCTCCTGCTCCCCTCCGCCGCGCTGGTGTTGTCGGTCGCCGCCGTCGCCGGTGCGCTGCACGGCGCCTTCGTGGTGGCCGTCGTCGGGGCGACCGACCAGGCGGCAGCCGCAGCGGTGGTGACCGCCGGCATAGCCGCTGGGCTGCTGACCGGGGCCCTCGTCATGGTTGTCCAGACCGTGACCGACGCCTCGGCGACAGTGCTGGAACGAATCGCGGTGCTCCTCGGCGTGGCGGCCGCGGTCCTGACCGTGGTCCGGACTCCGGCGTCGGTGGTGTCCACCTGGATCGGTCCGTGGAGCTGGCCACAGGCCGCCGCCGACGGCCGGGGCGGGTCCTGGTTGCCGTGGGCGGTGCTCGCCGGGCTCGTGGTCACCGCGGTCGCCGTGCGGCGGCTCGACCGGCTTCCCCTGCGCCGGCTGGCCGCCGGCAGCACACTGGGGGCGATCGCGGGTGCGGGGCTGGTGACCGTCGACCCGGGCATCGCGTCCCGGGCCGCCGAGGAACGCCGGTGGGCCGTGCGCTCCCCGAGGGGCGGTGGGCTGCCGAGGGTCGCCGGTCCCCGTGCCGTGGTCGGCCACGATCTCGTCGTACTCCGCCGATCTCCCCAGCATCTCCTGGCCGCCGGGGCGGCCCTGCTGGTGCCGGCGCTCCTGGGCATCCTCACCGGCTGGGGCGTCACGCTGGCCGTCGGCTGGCTGCTGAGCGGGCTCGTCGCGATCACGCCGTCGACGGTCAACGCGAGACGGGACCGAGACCTGCCCGCGTTGCGTCGGCTGCTCAACCTCCCTGGCCCGACCCTGGTGGGCGCCCGGTCGGCGCTGCCGGTGACCCTCGCCGTGGCGTGGTGTACCGGTGCGGGTGCCCTGCTCGCGGCGCGGACCCCCGGCGCGGACGGTTGGGTCTGGCCGCTGCTCGGTGCCGCTGCCGGGCCGGGACTGGCGGTGGGGGCGCTCCGGGCGGCACGACGCGGCGCGGTCCGTCACGAGCTGCCGCCGATCGTGACTCCCATGGGTATCCTGCCGACCGGGCCGCTGCACTGGGCCGCGACCGGCTACGACGTCGCCGTGCTGTTCACCGCGCCGACCCTGGTCGCCCTGGTCACCGGCGCGCCCACCGCCATGATCCTGCCTCAGGCGATCGTCTCGGCGGTCGGGGTGGTCGCGTTCGTCCTTCTCGCCGGGAGAGGCGACGAGCGACGTTGA
- a CDS encoding YcaO-like family protein gives MSTAAGGAPRGSTNRSAPRHICGGGCPPRPEQALRQALGELGPIAASVARSAPRHVDRIEAMVRDDALVRRMVDHSLLYSHPAVRSRMDFLLASDRTTTVAEMSRRCSLVPQDDLRNDLHALIGRFLSPGMDVLVVDQTTAEHRAAGLSCVKVIVPGTLPMTFGHANRRIHGIERLRTVPVRLGHRTSVLPDTAVNPHPHPFP, from the coding sequence GTGTCGACAGCAGCGGGGGGTGCGCCTCGAGGTTCCACCAACCGATCGGCACCTCGACACATATGCGGGGGGGGGTGCCCACCCCGACCCGAACAGGCGCTGCGACAGGCTCTCGGCGAACTCGGCCCGATTGCGGCGAGTGTGGCGCGGTCCGCTCCCCGACACGTCGACCGGATCGAGGCCATGGTCCGCGACGACGCCCTGGTCCGCCGGATGGTCGATCACTCGCTGCTCTACTCCCATCCGGCGGTTCGCAGCCGGATGGACTTCCTGCTCGCCTCCGACCGGACCACCACGGTGGCGGAGATGTCCCGCCGGTGCAGTCTCGTTCCCCAGGACGACCTGCGCAACGATCTGCACGCCCTGATAGGCCGCTTCCTCTCCCCCGGCATGGATGTGCTGGTGGTGGATCAGACCACTGCGGAGCACCGGGCTGCGGGACTGTCGTGCGTCAAGGTCATCGTGCCGGGCACCCTGCCGATGACATTCGGGCACGCCAATCGGCGGATCCACGGAATCGAGCGATTGAGGACGGTACCCGTACGCCTGGGGCACCGCACCTCCGTGCTGCCGGACACAGCGGTCAATCCTCATCCGCACCCGTTTCCCTGA
- a CDS encoding DUF817 domain-containing protein has product MRTPGEPATRTTTERSIDARVHAILARLPQRGPASWLTEFVVFGLKQAWACVFGGAMLVVIFAAHLWYPQDATLARNDFLTIAAVAIQIVMVAARLETLRELRVVILFHLVGTAMELFKTQVGSWSYLPDGLLRIGAVPLFSGFMYAAVGSYMVRVNRLFDLRFARYPKRWATAVLATAIYANFFTNHYVLDVRWLLIAVVVLVFGRCVMQFRVFRFRWRMPLLLAFLLVAFFIWLAENIATWSNAWLYPSQLGGWQPVSPAKLASWFLLMIISVVLVTWISPPQPPDDPPSAPPVGADTTASGPDGLPSSSSEPS; this is encoded by the coding sequence GTGCGCACCCCTGGCGAACCAGCCACCCGGACCACGACCGAACGCTCGATCGATGCCCGCGTCCACGCGATCCTGGCGCGGCTGCCGCAGCGCGGACCGGCCTCCTGGCTGACCGAGTTCGTGGTCTTCGGGCTCAAACAGGCCTGGGCGTGCGTTTTCGGCGGGGCCATGCTGGTGGTCATCTTCGCGGCGCACCTCTGGTATCCGCAGGACGCGACACTCGCCCGCAACGACTTCCTGACCATCGCGGCGGTGGCCATCCAGATCGTCATGGTCGCGGCACGCCTGGAGACCCTGCGGGAACTGCGGGTCGTGATCCTGTTCCACCTCGTCGGCACGGCCATGGAACTGTTCAAGACCCAGGTCGGATCGTGGTCCTACCTGCCCGACGGCCTGCTGCGCATCGGTGCGGTCCCGCTCTTCAGCGGCTTCATGTACGCGGCGGTGGGCTCCTACATGGTTCGGGTGAACCGGCTGTTCGACCTACGTTTCGCGCGCTACCCGAAACGCTGGGCGACGGCCGTCCTGGCTACCGCGATCTACGCCAACTTCTTCACCAACCACTACGTCCTGGACGTCCGCTGGCTGCTCATCGCCGTCGTCGTGCTGGTGTTCGGTCGCTGCGTCATGCAGTTCCGCGTATTCCGGTTCCGTTGGCGCATGCCACTGTTGCTGGCGTTCCTCCTCGTCGCCTTCTTCATCTGGCTCGCGGAGAACATCGCCACCTGGTCCAACGCCTGGCTCTACCCCAGCCAGTTGGGCGGTTGGCAACCCGTCTCGCCGGCGAAGCTCGCGTCGTGGTTCCTCCTCATGATCATCTCGGTCGTGCTGGTCACCTGGATCTCGCCGCCGCAACCGCCCGACGACCCACCGTCGGCCCCGCCGGTGGGCGCCGACACGACAGCGTCCGGACCGGACGGGCTCCCGTCCTCCTCGTCGGAGCCGAGCTGA
- a CDS encoding phosphotransferase family protein: MAVDPEVLGDVLGRLRPEVPGIQLDRWAPSVQGAVGQVVGVRDGNGSPYVLKVYPATARRRLDTEVLAQRLLGEVPGVVGPRPVGYGQLGPSAVGFLLMTRLDGVRWADRRADLDPARTTALTREVGRALRQLHRVSGRQFGDLLDDGPRRPTAWEHVVARTGELTARYLRTGGPSRLADRIRRFVEDHRQTVAACPGPVLCHNDFVDSNLLVPATGEPRLCGVVDLERASWNDPLSDLAQTRLHVRYHRPADTTALTEGYGVDGPGEHQRLDVHEVLHALAERNWIAYDRPAGWRESVAALDALLAEST, translated from the coding sequence GTGGCAGTCGATCCCGAAGTGCTCGGCGATGTTCTCGGCCGGTTACGACCGGAGGTGCCGGGCATCCAGCTGGACCGGTGGGCGCCATCGGTGCAGGGTGCGGTGGGCCAGGTCGTCGGCGTACGCGACGGCAACGGGTCGCCGTACGTCCTGAAGGTCTATCCCGCGACCGCCCGACGGCGGCTGGACACCGAGGTGCTGGCCCAGCGGCTGCTGGGTGAGGTGCCCGGGGTCGTGGGGCCCCGGCCGGTCGGGTACGGGCAGCTCGGGCCGTCGGCCGTCGGCTTCCTGCTCATGACCCGCCTGGACGGCGTGCGTTGGGCGGACCGTCGCGCTGACCTCGACCCGGCCCGGACGACGGCCCTCACCCGTGAGGTGGGTCGGGCTCTGCGGCAGTTGCACCGGGTGTCCGGCCGGCAGTTCGGCGACCTGCTCGACGACGGGCCACGTCGGCCCACCGCGTGGGAGCACGTGGTGGCCCGGACCGGTGAGCTGACCGCGCGGTACCTGCGGACCGGTGGCCCGTCGCGCCTGGCGGATCGGATCCGGCGCTTCGTCGAGGACCACCGCCAGACCGTGGCGGCGTGTCCGGGGCCGGTGCTGTGCCACAACGACTTCGTCGACAGCAACCTGCTGGTCCCCGCCACCGGCGAACCCCGCCTGTGCGGCGTCGTCGACCTGGAACGCGCGTCCTGGAACGACCCGTTGAGCGACCTGGCCCAGACCCGGCTGCACGTGCGCTACCACCGACCCGCCGACACCACCGCCCTCACCGAGGGGTACGGCGTCGACGGCCCCGGTGAGCACCAGCGGTTGGACGTCCACGAGGTGCTGCACGCGCTGGCGGAACGGAACTGGATCGCCTACGACCGCCCCGCCGGCTGGCGGGAGTCGGTCGCCGCCCTGGACGCGCTCCTGGCCGAGAGCACCTGA
- a CDS encoding carbohydrate ABC transporter permease, giving the protein MLLLPSVAIFVLFIFWPLGRTLYLSTHANDIFGAPSAYVGFDHYVEMLSGEFLGVLATTAMFTLISVVPAVLGALLVVLLLESRIRGVRALRTAFALPFAFSVATASVVFAVIYNPAIGIANGLLGAVGVDRVNWLTDPSIALPAVGVATIWMNLGYNVLVLSAGVAAIPQEVVEAARLDGATGWRLARSVTVPLLSPQLFFLVVVSTIHALQSFGQIHILTKGGPDDATTTLVYAIYERAFAFGSADFGGASAQAVVLLLIMLVCTAIQFGVLERRVHYR; this is encoded by the coding sequence TTGCTGCTCCTGCCATCGGTCGCGATCTTCGTCCTGTTCATCTTCTGGCCACTCGGCCGGACCCTCTACCTGTCCACCCACGCCAATGACATCTTCGGCGCACCGAGCGCCTACGTCGGCTTCGACCACTACGTCGAGATGCTTTCCGGCGAATTCCTCGGGGTGCTCGCGACCACCGCGATGTTCACCCTGATCAGCGTCGTTCCGGCGGTGCTCGGCGCACTACTGGTCGTCCTGCTGCTGGAATCGCGGATCCGGGGCGTACGCGCGTTGCGCACCGCCTTCGCCCTGCCGTTCGCGTTCTCGGTGGCCACCGCGTCGGTGGTCTTCGCCGTGATCTACAACCCGGCCATCGGCATCGCCAACGGGCTGCTCGGCGCGGTCGGCGTCGACCGGGTCAACTGGCTCACCGACCCCTCCATCGCCCTGCCCGCGGTCGGTGTCGCCACCATCTGGATGAACCTCGGCTACAACGTGCTGGTGCTCTCCGCCGGAGTCGCGGCCATCCCGCAGGAGGTGGTCGAGGCGGCCCGGCTCGACGGCGCGACCGGCTGGCGGCTCGCCCGCAGCGTGACCGTCCCGCTGCTCTCCCCGCAACTGTTCTTCCTCGTCGTGGTCTCCACGATTCACGCGTTGCAGAGCTTCGGCCAGATCCACATCCTCACCAAGGGCGGACCGGACGACGCGACCACCACCCTGGTCTACGCCATCTACGAACGGGCGTTCGCGTTCGGCTCCGCCGACTTCGGCGGGGCGAGCGCCCAGGCGGTCGTCCTGCTGCTGATCATGCTGGTCTGCACCGCCATCCAGTTCGGTGTCCTGGAACGGCGGGTGCACTACCGATGA
- the ccmA gene encoding heme ABC exporter ATP-binding protein CcmA produces the protein MLLESRDLSVGYRDQPLFNALRMDVDTGEVLVVTGRNGSGKSSLLRCLAGQQRPLGGTVTVEGRTADDRAPRFRRSVAALLDGGAWYPNLTAAEHLSFVQLVNDPLPDDWFTAADLTTALALDGFADTVPGQLSSGQRQRLAVAMVLARPSRLLLLDEPERHLDETGRDAVGRLVVEYADRGGAVVLVTHDASLATGPGLRTLSLDRDTTARPAGTSGKRRRRSGAR, from the coding sequence ATGCTTCTCGAGAGCCGTGACCTGTCCGTGGGCTATCGAGACCAGCCCTTGTTCAACGCTCTGCGGATGGACGTCGACACCGGGGAGGTGCTGGTGGTGACCGGCCGCAACGGCAGCGGAAAGTCGTCCCTGCTCAGGTGCCTGGCCGGTCAGCAGCGACCACTCGGCGGCACGGTGACGGTCGAGGGACGGACGGCCGACGACCGTGCCCCCCGCTTCCGCCGCTCCGTCGCCGCCCTCCTCGACGGTGGTGCGTGGTACCCGAACCTGACCGCCGCCGAGCACCTGAGCTTCGTCCAACTGGTCAACGACCCGTTGCCGGACGACTGGTTCACCGCCGCCGACCTGACCACTGCGCTCGCGCTCGACGGTTTCGCCGACACCGTTCCCGGTCAGTTGTCGTCCGGGCAACGCCAGCGGCTGGCGGTGGCCATGGTGCTGGCCCGTCCGAGCCGGCTCCTGCTGCTCGACGAACCGGAGCGGCACCTCGACGAGACCGGCCGTGACGCCGTCGGCCGACTGGTGGTCGAGTACGCCGACCGTGGCGGTGCGGTCGTGCTGGTCACCCACGACGCCTCGCTCGCCACCGGCCCGGGCCTGCGCACGCTCTCGCTGGATCGGGACACCACCGCTCGGCCGGCGGGCACGTCGGGGAAGCGGCGTCGACGCAGCGGCGCGCGATGA
- a CDS encoding NAD(P)/FAD-dependent oxidoreductase, whose product MGEEHGTVVIGAGPAGLTAAYELLRRGMPVRVFEADEVVGGISRTVERDGWRFDIGGHRFFTKVSRVEAFWHEILPDEDFLLRPRMSRIYYRGALYDYPLNAMNALRNLGIGEAARCVGSYARSRLRPPRDQSHFEGWVSARFGWRLYSIFFKTYTEKVWGMPADQLQADWAAQRIKNLSLSRAMANALLPRRNRKDVTSLIEEFQYPKYGPGMMWERCAELVEERGGQVSTNTWVTALHRDPDRRRAVAVEVTGADGPRWEPADHVISSMPISELVDALRPAPPAEVLACAADLRYRDFLTVALVVPSAFSFPDNWIYIHDPAVRVGRIQNFGSWSPYLVKDGRTCLGLEYFVFEDDEMWRTPDADLVALASGELARLGLVAPGVVEAGYVVRMPKAYPVYDERYQRNIDVIRGWLAREVPNVHPVGRNGMHRYNNQDHSMLTAMLTAENIACGTTHDVWSVNVERDYHEQTSNADGSSGSGTGRDAPVMPARA is encoded by the coding sequence ATGGGTGAAGAGCACGGCACGGTGGTCATCGGCGCGGGGCCGGCGGGGCTGACCGCGGCATACGAGTTGCTCCGGCGCGGGATGCCGGTGCGGGTGTTCGAGGCCGACGAGGTGGTGGGCGGGATCAGCCGCACCGTGGAGCGGGACGGGTGGCGGTTCGACATCGGCGGGCACCGGTTCTTCACCAAGGTGTCGCGGGTCGAGGCGTTCTGGCACGAGATCCTGCCCGACGAGGACTTCCTGCTGCGCCCGAGGATGAGCCGGATCTACTACCGCGGCGCCCTGTACGACTACCCGCTCAACGCCATGAACGCGCTGCGCAACCTGGGGATCGGTGAGGCGGCGCGCTGCGTCGGCTCGTACGCGCGCTCGCGGCTGCGCCCGCCCAGGGACCAGTCGCACTTCGAGGGGTGGGTCTCGGCCCGGTTCGGCTGGCGGTTGTACTCGATCTTCTTCAAGACGTACACCGAGAAGGTCTGGGGCATGCCGGCCGACCAGTTGCAGGCCGACTGGGCCGCGCAGCGGATCAAGAACCTGTCGCTGTCCAGGGCGATGGCGAACGCGCTCCTCCCCCGGCGCAACCGCAAGGACGTCACCAGCCTCATCGAGGAGTTCCAGTACCCGAAGTACGGCCCCGGGATGATGTGGGAGCGCTGCGCCGAGCTGGTCGAGGAGCGCGGTGGGCAGGTCAGCACCAACACCTGGGTGACGGCGCTGCACCGCGACCCGGACCGCCGCCGCGCCGTCGCCGTCGAGGTCACCGGGGCGGACGGTCCCCGGTGGGAGCCGGCGGACCACGTGATCTCCTCGATGCCGATCTCCGAGCTGGTCGACGCCCTGCGCCCGGCACCTCCGGCGGAGGTCCTCGCCTGCGCCGCGGACCTGCGCTACCGCGACTTCCTGACGGTGGCGCTGGTGGTCCCGTCCGCGTTCTCCTTCCCGGACAACTGGATCTACATCCACGACCCGGCGGTCCGGGTCGGTCGGATCCAGAACTTCGGTTCCTGGTCGCCGTACCTGGTCAAGGACGGCCGCACCTGCCTCGGGCTGGAGTACTTCGTCTTCGAGGACGACGAGATGTGGCGTACCCCGGACGCGGACCTCGTCGCCCTGGCCAGCGGCGAGCTGGCACGACTCGGGCTGGTCGCGCCGGGCGTCGTCGAGGCCGGCTACGTCGTGCGGATGCCGAAGGCTTACCCCGTGTACGACGAGCGCTACCAGCGCAACATCGACGTGATCCGCGGGTGGCTGGCCCGGGAGGTGCCCAACGTGCACCCGGTCGGGCGCAACGGCATGCACCGTTACAACAACCAGGACCACTCCATGCTGACCGCCATGCTGACCGCCGAGAACATCGCCTGTGGCACCACGCACGACGTCTGGTCGGTGAACGTTGAACGCGACTACCACGAGCAGACGTCGAACGCCGACGGCAGCAGTGGGTCGGGGACGGGGCGCGACGCGCCCGTCATGCCGGCGCGGGCCTGA